The following nucleotide sequence is from Salvelinus sp. IW2-2015 unplaced genomic scaffold, ASM291031v2 Un_scaffold16494, whole genome shotgun sequence.
AGATggaaatcttgcactggagtccgaataaaaaagaggacaattaggaaactggaccttgaataaaaaaacttgagagggaggtgagatatgccttcaaatgatacactgtatgctaactgtaaaacaaatgtattatcattatttttctttcctccccagctccaagaagatgaacACGCTCAAAAtcaaaattaggtatattctcgtaaagtcaagtgagccatgacatatgagctcttattgtgagcacacaggaacggtggcatctttctaaggttttttttattttcccagcaatcagtacaacaaGCATCGTTATAGAGGCATCGCCTCTttttgcccacccccccagcaccaggtgtggccactagcctatatgaaggccaaaattgtgtgtttcctttctgctctgacaatggcatgcccattcgtgcgagatgtgtggatgaagaagcacttgtggctgaggagagccttcaggcgagaaagggtcttcagggaccgttggacccactggccttccctgatgaccattaTTCTATATGACGAACAGgtttttctgcagatggcatcaggtatctatgcagactactgggtccagGATTAGCACGGCACTGCACGAGcaatgcactgagtgtggagcaatgGGTTTGtggtggccttgcgcttttttgctagtggagccttcctgtactcagtgggggatgcagaacacctgaacaaggccacaatttgccgcacaataaggagtgtggtgtctggctatcaaagcattagcagatgtttcatctccttccctggcacagaagactctgtgacatcaagaggagttctatagaattgcaggtaagaggatctacaaattaacAGGAACACTGTTAAACACATAGTAGgaatactcattactttgtgtgacaggttccCATGTCATtgggtgcagtggactgcacacacataaggataaaagccgccctcaggtgcccatgaggccgattttggaATAGGAAatctttcacagcattaatgttagagtgaacataactttttgatatgtccattgacgaacactctgcattgccagtgatgtgcattgattggtgtaaatattcctcatcttatgatttcagatggtctgcaatgctgactgtgtgatcagcaatgttgtggcaaaatggctggctcagtccatgatccagaatctttcgggcctctgaaaatctatcagtgcctatcaaaaggtaagccacacaacccctattttAACATCATGGCTGTGTTAagatatcactgtgtttatgaggtagtaatgatgagatttttgtgttgacaggtgaattctctggtgtgtttgctgggagacagggggtatggctgccagccttttctcctgacacctttcatacagaccccaggaagcacagcaggcctacaccatggcccatgccaggaccagggccagagttgaaatgacctttgggcctcctgaaggcacgctttcactgcttCACAAATTAAGGGGTCAGCCtgtagggcatgtgatattactgtggcttgtgctgtcctccacaatgtggcctgcctgaggaaggagggcccccagagtgcaccagccatggactgggacaaccggcaatcttccctgatgacgacagtggtcggctgctgagggaccaaaTATGtgtttgaattattttagttagtatgtgtgtttAAATTTTGGttaatatgtcctgcggtggcagaggaatttggtttttttgggttcgtttttttgacgaatttggccctTATTATGTTTGTGGGTATATactgtgtaatacaaggctgcagggagctACTGCAtcccattcatttgtctgttcatttgatgtgtatggatttgtcctgcatttattttagtgtgcagacatgcagggtgtgtaatacaagacctttgaatgtgtatgttatcattttgataatatgcttggattctgtgctttccatcttgtagagtcactgtgacttagttcgaaaggagctgatgtttacctgctttgtttttgtccttattcaataaaggactaatgttacacattgtgtttttatttcatatgaatgtgtatttgtttatatgacagagtactaggccaCACTGAGAAAAAGGATAAAAGTcataatttatgaggctggttctttctgcagaaaagctacatattggtttacagttttgatacttatgacaatgtgatacttaatattctggcacatcagcatgtttttgttatgaaaccatactgaagtacaatttcacgaaatgccccacatctgtcattttaacaactgtcctctttAAACAACTGGTtaacaatattatgacttgtgttttttcccctctgtggcctaAGTATTCTAATCAATTttatatatatagccttatagtctatgggaaaactgtaaattatctatgATAGCAAcaatcatctaaaaatcattttttatccaaaatcattgaaattaatgatcacaaacgttaaatataacagtgggtctagttatatgtgataacaatgtatagtgagcagtgaaataactattggtttccatttgtggtgactgctgactgacattaggtgagattaaatagatcctggaatgtagcctggtctggagcaggctagctccacagaataaatctccatggtaatttataccataacatatcctcctgccccctatccatctttagtgcaaccggattacggatcaattgagccaggatcaccaagatatcctgcttaatcccttatcctagttttgtgcaacaagcccctggttaaataaaggtaaaataaataaataataaatagacGAAAGTCGAGGAGTGAAGTCTGGGGAAGTGCATTGCGAAAGCCGAAGTTggacactaatgtggttttccaacagcaaggctcagatcaacatggcagtgttgccattatTTAAAAAAGGTTTTCTTTATAATGTTGAAATAAACATGTATCTAACCCCCATAGCACACACTCATCAACTGaaccataatataatattatgtGTGTATATTGTACAGTCAATTAGTGAGAGAGAACCTCAAATATCACATTATGTGTATACTGTAAAAACCTAAATTACACACAGCCTCAAATAGCcacctgtcccttttaatagccaGCAGGGCAACTTAACACATTAGAGCAAATAAATACCAGGTCTAAATTAATTGCTTACTAGTTTACCATTCATTTTTTGAGGtgtaatgtttgatttgttacattaacTAAATGAATTACATTAACTAAATCAGTAAGGACTTTCGCCTTCTTGTGGCGAAAGTAAGAACTGCCGAAAATGCACAGTCAAAGATGataattattctgtcaaggaatgttttttaatttaattttttaaatagagGCAATTTAAGACAAAAGAAACGTGACAAAGTGTGTCAATTATAACATAGGATATTAAGTTGATTAAAATGctggaagtgaatgctggaattaaacaattaactataCAAATATGCAAAGCAGTGTGCCTGGCTCAAATAAGACCTGTTGTGTTCAGTAATTTAAGCAAATAAACACCCGGgctattaattgaagttttatgGTATATCACCTGTACACACAACTTGTGTACAGGTATaagttcctgtttcagtcatgtctttgaACACGTTTGCATGGTAAAAAAACAACATCCAAATGGTTGGTTGACCTATGCAGGCGATGGTTGCAGGATGAAGTTGGTTAAGAACAACTGCAAAAACTTGCAGTCAAAACTTCATAGGCACAAGTCAGACAATTCGTATACCCAGAATGCAACAGACTTTGGTCACCGACTTGACAAATGTGATCCGCTCGAACGCGCCCCCTTTCTCCGCACATAGGCGTTCGGAGCGCATCACATGATTTGAGTCTTGTGACAATCCAGACAGAAAGGGAAAACGAGTTCCGAGTTTAcaactgtttttttgtgtgctctagagtGATTGGAGAGGTTcttttgacaaaaaaatgacataatGAGGTGATAAGATGGCGATATTTTAGAAATTTCCCTCTTTTAAAAAAATAAGCATCCTCCCTTTAGACTGAACAGTCCGCGAGTGTTTCGGGTGGTgcagtcagggacaaagttggcACATGGAGAGAGGCGATAACTTAAATTTTTTCGCGTGCATTTTCTTAGTTTCGTATGAAAGTCGTATGACTCGAGGCAACACCGATTAAGTAAATAAATTTGTGTGGGAAGAAGAGGCCAGCCAAggcaaagaaagagaaagataacTTGAGGACGCAACAGATATGGACAGCAAACCTTTCTAACCTCTTCTCCAAGACCGTCCTCCCGCTTATGCTAACGTCGTCCCGGGGGCGTATGAATATGGCCAGCAGCACAATTATGGAGCTATCCCCGCCCCAACCCCTGCACCCCCGGGCTTTCAACAGCCGCCGCCATATCAGTACCCCACTGGCCCAGGCAAGTAGATCACATTGTAGGGTTGTTACCTAACGTCCAAAGCTAGCTCCTGAAGTATGACGTCGTTACGCGCCGATGTGCAAATGCTGGAACAGCCATAACGtgactttttttaattttttttaggtTGTATGAACTTGCTGACATTTATAGAGTAGCCTACACACTGTAGACTGTAATACCAATACAAATTTgagtgggtgcttatatttgtcatatttcacacatgtacaagtgtgtattagaGTAGTCTATGCTCTATACAGGGTACTGGGTTCGTTATTTTACTAGtgacaaatactgtatattcccTTACCTCTCTTGACTGACTGAAACGGAAACTGACTCATGACTTCCCCTTGTAGTTCAGATCTAGCCTAATTCAACCTCAAACTCCTCTCCCCTTGTCCTACCACAGGGTTCCACGAAGGCCCCAGTGCACAGATGGGCCCTGCCATAGCCCAGCAGCCCTACCCTGGCACCTACACCATCATCCAGCCCtccgtggtggtggtggggggctgCCCAGCCTGCAGGTGAGACACCAGCCCCAAACAACACACGCATAGTGGGGaagcatactgtatgtttgaagGGGGCACAGAATTCAGTACAACAGTATTGTATCTATGGAGGGGGGAACTGTCTGGATTTCTGGCAGCCTTCAATTCAgtcttattgttttattatattttagtAAAGTAACCTTTGACTGctcagttcaaatcaaattttattggtcacatacacatttttaacagatgttattgtgggtgtagcgaaatgcttgcgttcctagctccaacagtgcagtagtagctaacaattcacaacattaCACACATCTCAAAGTAAAATWatgtaattaagaaatatataaatattaggacgagttGATTGACATCACAGAATGCACAGCATATGATGTCACCAGGTTATGTTATGGTCTATCTTTGTGAGGGGGAAAAACATAGAAAGctgctgttttcacatatgttgacatTGGGGTGATGCTGGAGATGACCAATGAGTTTGCAAAGTGTTGAAATGTTCCATTAAGCTGRTGTTGGCACAGAGCTGAASTCTCTGAAAGCCACAGGGGMAGTAAGGCTGTAACAAGCACGTAACTACGGTGATTTAGAAAGAAGAGCATTGTTTGAAACCTTGAGATGAACCGCAGTTGAAGGGGAACCAGATTTGTAGTCggtgcatttgacaaataaaatttgatttgatttgggagaAGGTGTAGGGGTCTGCCGAACCAAGACGAGTCAGTAGGCTAATCTGCCGTCAAGGAAAGCCTTTTCAGTGTCAATCAATAGTGTTCCTGTGGtgaacacgtggtttccatgtgtcaaATGACGGGTGTCTTCTGCTCCATCTGTGTCTAAAGGTGTTCCACAGCATAGCTACATGTGAGCGTCACGATAACAGTATTACACACACGCTGCACTGtggccaggcaggcagggagcaggcaggcaggccagtaCACGCTGCACTtgtggccaggcaggcaggcaggcctagTACACGCTGCACtgtggccaggcaggcaggcaggcaggcctagTACACGCTAAAGCTGCTGCTGTAGGGGAAAGCTTCATTTCGAGAGTGACCTTTAGTGGTTTCAATTTGTCTGATGCAACATCCTCAGTGTCCGCTGCTTGGAACACAGATtgtgacaggagagaggaagttgATTGACTGTACATTATGTATGATGCTCTGAAGGTCAAAAGTTATCATGAGTCAACGTGGTCTTGTATGAAAAATGGTCAGGGTCGTGTTCTGTAGGTCATACAATGGAAAACGTTTGTCctaataaacatttaaatgttttgcaatggaaaatgagtgtttcttattggacaagtcaagGTAGTCCgttcctgtttgtctgttttattccgtttggtgcctaatgaacatgacacaGCAGCTGTAGTGTCTGTCTTGTGTTGATTTTGAAGGAAAAATAATCACATTTAGTGTTTTTAAAATGAACATAATAGTCTAATTGATGATAGAATACACTAATGGCACGTTTCCAATGAGACTTTACACCAGTGTTTGGTGTAAATACAGACTTTGTTTTTCACTTCTGAGGCCTGGACCACAAAGTCAAATAATAGAGCCTGATTTCTAGGAGTGTTAGATTGAGAGTAGAGGGAGACAGCTTGTTTTAGTTTGTCACCATAGATTGACAGTAGAGGGAGACAGCTTGTTTTAGTTTGTCACCACTAGATGAGAGTAGAGGGAGACGGCTTGTTTTAGTTTGTCACCACTAGATtagagatagagggagacagcTTGTTTTAGTTTGTCACCACTAGATTAGAGTAGAGGGAGAGGGCTTGTTTTAGTTTGTCACCACTAGATTGAGAGTAGAGGGAGACAGCTTGTTTTAGTTTGTCACCACTAGATTGACAGTAGAGGGAGACGGCTTGTTTTAGTTTGTCACCACTAGATTGACAGTAGAGGGAGACAGCTTGTTTTAGTTTGTCACCACTAGATTGAGAGTAGAGGGAGACGGCTTGTTTTAGTTTGTCACCACTAGATTGACAGTAGAGGGAGACAGCTTGTTTTATTTGTCACCACTAGATTGAGAGTAGAGGGAGACAGCTTGTTTTAGTTTGTCACCACTAGATTGACAGTAAGGGAGACGGCTTGTTTTAGTTTGTCACCACTAGTATGACAAGTAGAGGGGAGACAGCTTGTTTTAATTTGTCACCACATAGAGAAGTAGAGGGAGACGGCTTGTTTTAGTTTGTCACCACTAGATTAAGAGTAGAGGGAGACGGCTTGTTTTAGTTTGTCACCACTAGATTGACAGTAGAGGGAGACGGCTTGTTTTAGTTTGTCACCACTAGATTGACAGTAGAGGGAGACAGCTTGTTTTAGTTTGTCACCACTAGATTGACAGTAGAGGGAGACGGCTTGTTTTAGTTGTTCACCACTAGATTGACAGTAGAGGGAGACAGCTTGTTTTAGTTTGTCACCACTAGATTGAGAGTAGAGGGAGACAGCTTGTTTTAGTTTGTCACCACTAGATTGAGAGTAGAGGAGACAGCTTGTTTAGTTTGTCACCACTAGATTGACAGTAGAGGGAGAGGGCTTGTTTTAGTTTGTCACCACTATTTGCATTGCCAGGTTCACTAAAGGGTTCTAGTCCAGTTTGTGGCCTTGGCACACTCTGATACTCAGCTGATAAGCAGTGGCGGTGTTAACACACCCATGACATGTACATGGCGCAGGGCAGGtgcaggctggcaggcaggccacccacacacacacacacacacacacacacacacacacacacacacacacacacacacacacacacacacacacacacacacacacacacacacacacacacacacacacacacacacacacacacacacacacacacacaacacacacaacagcaggcAAAACGTCAAAGTCCACACTACATTTGCGCTCCACCTGTTGTTGCTCACATGTTTTTGCTGTCCACCATTTCTTTTAGAAAAGGTTCTAACTAGAGGAAGTACAGCTACAACTGGAAGTTACCTTTTTtcctagcaggttaggagacttaagttaaggttagggaaagttagggttagggctagctaaaatgctctcctaacctgctgtaaAAGTAACTTCTGGTTGCTGCACTCCCTCTAGTCACAACGCTTATTGAAATACAGTGTTTATGTCTGTCACAAGAAGCCCTTCTGATTTTTAACCCACCATGATGTGATTGTGATGGGCTAGGAGGTGTATAGTGTAATCACTACAGCTCAACATCTACACATATTTGGGTCTATACAATGTAGATTTCATCTAAGGGGAGTTGACGGATGCATTGGACCTGATGCTAGTCAGCCAACATGTGGAGTCATAAGACCAGACAGTAGTTCCTGCTAGCTGTTAACCCCTGCAGCTCTGTTCCTTCTAGTAGCCACTCTGGTCAGGGAACCCACAGTTAACTCTCTCCATGTGATTCCCCAGGTCACACAGTGAAACCACATAACAGTGTTGTGATTATGTTCACGGCTCATACATCTAATAGCACTGCATCTCCAACACGGTTACCATGGGAACCACATAACAGTGTTGTGATTATGTTCACGGCTCATACATCTAATAGCACTGCATCTCCAACACGGTTACCATGGGAACCACATAACAGTGTTGTGATTATGTTCACGGCTCATACATCTAATAGCACTGCATCTCCAACACGGTTACCATGGGAACCACATAACAGTGTTGTGATTATGTTCACGGCTCATACATCTAATAGCACTGCATCTCCAACACGGTTACCATGGGAACCACATAACAGTGTTGTGATTATGTTCACGGCTCATACATCTAATAGCACTGCATCTCCAACACGGTTACCATGGGAACCTAGCCCAGAGTCACAATGACTGCTAGAAAGTATAAGCTACTTATTATTCTCTCTCATTATTAGTTATTTGCCCTGTGGCCActtgacacaacaacaacagaatggtTCAATCTCTACACCAATAGGGGCTCCTTTCCCTGCTCTTGGTTTTGGGAGGTGGATGCATTGACAAGAGCTTTCTCAGTCCTAGAAAATGCTTTCTGGGGTGTATGGGGAATTTAGTTGCTAATTGATGAGTTAAATTTGTTTGCTTGAATATTGTTACATATATGATCATTTTTAAATAACTTCTTATCTCATAAAACCACACATCCTTACTTATAGGCAAACATGGTTTTGCTCAGGTGGCCCCTTTTTGCTGGAGAGCATCACCAGAGTCCAACGTTCTGTCTCTTTATATGTCTTGTTCTGTCTTCGTCTTTTGTCAGAGTGGGCGTGCTGGAGGATGACTTCACCTGTCTGGGGATCATGTGTGCTGTCTTCTTCTTCCCCCTGGGGATCCTCTTCTGCCTGGCACTGCGCCAGAGGAGATGTCCCAACTGTGGCGCCACCTTCGGGTAGAAGRACCAACCTGTAGCTCGTCCTCTCACAGCCCAGCTGGATCTYATAACYTTGTTGTTTATAATTATTACACACTGAGGATGCCAGGTATTTTCTATACAACGATTAAGTAGTCGCCACAATGAACTTATAGCCAGCCATTAATTCTGATAATATGATAGAGGTGCATGTGAAAACCTACATTTGCACATGGTAGAATATACTTTGGTAGTATTATCTAGTGAAGAAGCCTGATCTTTGTCTATCTACTGCTGGTGCCTTTATTACGCTATAGAGCAGAAAACAGACAGGGGCCATATTCCACAAAGCGTATCAGAAAAGATCCTAGGATCCTGTTTTAAGACAAAACAAGCTcccagctcagagtaggttttatgATGATAAGTTACTGCTCAGacaaactctgagccaggagAAAAATCAACTCCTAAAAGTTTCTCCGTTGGTAATCACGACAGTTTGAGGTACCGCAAAAGAAGGATAGTGATGATGCTCATTGACATTGGTTATTCCTCATCATTTGCAACAATCACGACGAGGCACTGACAGCTGTATAGCACGCTTCAGACAACGACGGTGAATGGTAAAACGTTTATCTTTTGCCTGACACGATGACTTTGTCTACTTTTCATTTAGCCTAATATGTAGGTTTGCATATGTWTATAATAATGTGAATGCCATATTGCACTGAATCATACAGTTTGACAGTTAAAATATGAACGTTATATCAGCACACCTCTGTTCAACAGATCTAAATAGCTTTGGCACACTAGGCATCGAGTCATTTGCCGATAATGTTGCATAAAGCGTTTAAAAAAGGTCTAATTTTACCGAACATAATCAAAGTTAATATAGGCTGTAGATGCTTCCAATTGCCCAACCCATAGGCACGGCCACKGCCTTTTTTTAACGTGGTATTGTGCTCCAAAGGGATAACTTTAAATGACATGATGTAGGTTCATGAAATAGTTGAAAGAGAACTGTGTGGTTGTTTATTAGCCCAGTGGTTGTAAGTATTTAGGCACAGGCTGTCATGTGAATGAAGGTACAAGGTGTACATTATTATGGGTTGATCGTATAGAAATATCAAACATTCTTTCAACTCCAAAGCAACTGCCTGTCTATGGCGCAGGAACCACTGCCTTTTTCTATTACCAAGACACCTGTTGGTAACTCTTcactggttaggacagctcatgagaTCTCTTGACTAGGTGGGGGACTGTTATGACTAAAGAAGCTTCCtgcatagcttttatttttacccataagagtaggagtaaaatgtcGTCTCATAGCACTTACCACCAAATGttttactctgagatgctttgtggatacggcccCAGGGCGCATATTCAAAAAGTGCATCCGAGTAGGAGTGCTAggagatctaggatcaggtcctccctgtccatataaACCTTGTGCATTATGATTTAAtagccaaactgatcctagattgtCAATCCTACTCTGATGCTCTTTGTGATATAGGCCAGAAAGGGATTGCGATCATTATGTGGCTCAAGGCGTGGATCAATAACAAATCATTTACTTGATAGAATTCCTTTGTTTTGTCATGTTCAATCAAACGGAGGCACAAGTAGATTTTGTGCTCAATGTTAAATTCCAATTGCGCCACAACTGGAATTGTTCAGTTCTGCCACTTCTGAAGCGCCTTCTGTTTCATGTAGTCACAATTTTAGgattaatgtattttttaaagaagaCTCATTACGTTGGGAAGTGGTTCGTCACTGTACAGATATATGACTATAAGGAAATGACCCATCGAGCGAGAGCCGCTTTAAGCAACCCTTTTGAAGCTCTGTTTTGAAGGCTTTGAGAATGCTGCCCCCACTCAGTCTGGGCCAGTGTCGCAGAGAATATCTTTCCCCAGCTGACTCTGGCTGGGGGACGGTTTTAAACGTAACACTGAGACATCAACTGTCCCTAACCGAGAATTGAACATTTGTCATTGAGCTGTGTCTGTTCTGGTTTCTTTTTATTCTGGGGCCATGTCATATTTTCACGGGTATGATTCTGATTGATTGCTTTTATATAGGTCTGCAGACCtcagcgtttcttattggacaagaccaggtagtctctccctgtttcagtccaatTCTACCGTTTTCTGCCTAATGAACAGGGGTCTCTGTTCCAATATCCTTTAATGTCACTatagcataccacttagaatgcatGCCCAATAAAAATTACGTTCTAAGTAGTGTGGAAATTCCGACATAGGGTGAAGCGCCCTACACAGGCTCTGCAGGAGTTCACCCAGGTCAAGTCGGGCGCCACGTCTTTGACCTACAACCAAGCAGACTCAGCGCAAGGGAGGAAAAGCATGCAGCGAGTTTTTGCATAATACAAGCAGGTTGACGTGTGTAATCTCTGGATAATGTGTAGCCATCTTAGTATTATTCTCAGTGATAACTCGGCCTCCTGCGATCCTCCCAACAATAGAGACAATCAACCGAGAAAAGTCTCTATGTACCCACTACCACCAGTAGTGTATTGTTACTGTCCATGTCATGTAATAAAATGGGTCATATATTGGGGGTGTATTTTACATGGATCTGCTTTGAAAACATACGCACTCCATCATGATTGAGGTCCTTATTTTTTATAAAAGAGTTATTGTAAATAAAGAAAACATGAGTGCAGTACATGTCTCGGCTGATCTTTTAAAACTTTTCctggcccgtattcataaagtatCTCaaagtaagagtgctgatctaggatcaggtccctgaTCCTCAGGTCCCTCAGGTTTCCATATAATCATATTAATTATGGTCTAAAAAGCTCAAGTGATTCTAGATCAGTGCCCAATCACTTGTAGAAGACCACCCTGTTCCTGTTCAATTcgaccccagttgtaactaaccggATTCAGTTTTTCAACCagttaattattagaatcagagcCGACATCCAGAGTTGAACATGAATGTGATCTCTGAGAACATCAgggaaattgcctttaaaaggtgTATTAACAGTGTGTCTTGGATTGAAACTTGGCCTTTCTAGTCATAAAGTAACTAtgttatttattattgttataaCATTTATAATTCACCAATAATTTATCATGACAAAGAGTTGAAATAACGAGAAGACAAGCAATAAaatatactggacaaaaatataaatgcaacatgcaacaatttctaagattttactgagttacagttcatataaggaaatcagtcaaatgaaatacatttgttaggccctaatctatggatttcacatgactgggaatacagatatgcatctgttggtcacagataccttaaaaaaggtaggggcgtggatcagaaaccagtcagtatctggtgtgactagcatttgtctcatgcagcacgacacatctccctTTAACactagagttgatcaggctgttgattgtggcctgtggaatgttgtcccactcctcttcagtggctggatactggcgggaactggaacacgctgtcgtacatgtggATCCAGCGCGttctaaacatgctcaatgggtgacatgtctggtgagtatgcaggccatggaagaactgggacacttTCTGCTTCCAGGAATTCTGTAGAGaaccttgcaacatggggctgtgcattatgctgaaacatgaggtgatggcagcggatgaatgacacgacaatgggcttTGGGATTTCATCACGATATCTCTTTGCATTacaattgccattgataaaatgtaattgtgttcattgtctgtagcttatgcctgcccataccataaccccaccatggggcactctattcacaacattgacatcagcaaaccactcgcctacACGATGcctttacacgtggtctgtggttgtgaggctggttgggcgtactgccaattCTCAAAAATtatggaggtggcttatggtagagaaattgacaTGATTTTAACTggaaacagttctggtggacattcctgcagtcagcatgccaattgcaccctccctcaaaacttgagacatctgtagcattgtgttgtgtgacaaaactccacattttaa
It contains:
- the bri3 gene encoding LOW QUALITY PROTEIN: membrane protein BRI3 (The sequence of the model RefSeq protein was modified relative to this genomic sequence to represent the inferred CDS: substituted 1 base at 1 genomic stop codon), giving the protein MDSKPFXPLLQDRPPAYANVVPGAYEYGQQHNYGAIPAPTPAPPGFQQPPPYQYPTGPGFHEGPSAQMGPAIAQQPYPGTYTIIQPSVVVVGGCPACRVGVLEDDFTCLGIMCAVFFFPLGILFCLALRQRRCPNCGATFG